In Pithys albifrons albifrons isolate INPA30051 chromosome 8, PitAlb_v1, whole genome shotgun sequence, a single window of DNA contains:
- the WDSUB1 gene encoding WD repeat, SAM and U-box domain-containing protein 1 isoform X4: MASCGQDNQVKLWLILFADFLGAELKYKCTLSGHSAPVLTCAFSHDGQMLVSGSVDKCVIIYETSTGNTLHTLSQHTRYVTTCAFAPHSHLLATGSMDRTVHIWQLDLKPSCAGSAVAPESRVAAEDWSEDDVSAWLCAQDLADFVGLFKMNNIDGKELLNLTKESLANELKIESLGLRNKILQKIEELRTTLTSVSAPVPDEFLCPITRELMKDPVIAADGYSYEREAVERWISSKRRSSPMTNLPLPSLLLTPNRTLKMAITRWLEMQQKY; encoded by the exons ATGGCTTCTTGTGGACAAGATAATCAGGTCAAACTCTGGCTTATTTTGTTTGCAGATTTCTTAG GTGctgaattaaaatataaatgcacaTTGAGTGGACATTCTGCCCCAGTTCTGACTTGTGCATTTTCACATGATGGGCAGATGTTGGTCTCAGG gtcTGTGGACAAGTGTGTCATAATCTATGAAACT AGTACTGGCAATACCCTTCATACTTTGTCTCAGCACACCAG gTATGTTACAACTTGTGCTTTTGCACCACACAGCCACTTACTTGCCACAGGCTCAATGGATAGGACTGTGCACATTTGGCAGCTGGACCTGAAGCCATCCTGTGCAG GAAGTGCTGTGGCACCTGAATCCAGGGTGGCTGCTGAGGACTGGTCAGAGGATGAtgtctcagcctggctgtgtGCACAAGACTTAGCAGACTTTGTTGGGCTTTTCAAAATGAATAACATTGATGGCAAGGAACTACTGAATCTTACTAAGGAAAGTCTTGCTAATGAATTAAAAATCG AGTCTCTGGGCCTGCGCAATAAAATTCTCCAGAAAATTGAAGAACTGAGGACGACACTGACCTCAGtttctgctcctgtccctgatGAGTTCCTGTGTCCCATAACAAGGGAGCTTATGAAGGATCCTGTCATTGCAGCAG ATGGCTATTCCTACGAAAGGGAGGCAGTGGAACGCTGGATCAGCAGTAAGAGACGATCCAGCCCCATGACcaaccttcccctcccctcccttctgctCACACCAAACAGGACACTAAAAATGGCCATCACTCGCTGGCTGGAGATGCAGCAGAAATATTAA